CGTGTGTCCTGCTATAAGCCAGCATACCTATTTGGGAGCTGATCCCGTAAATACTGTTCCAAAGGACCTGCGTATCATAATTTTGGCCTGAAGTACCAATAGCAACAGCCATTCCACCCAATTGCTGGCCGTAGCTGCTTGTCATTCTTTCCTGTCCGTGTTTTGCAAAAGCATGGGCTATCTCATGGCCCATAACAGCAGCAATACCATCAGTATTGTGGCAAACAGGAAGGATTCCTGTGTAAAAAACAACTTTTCCTCCGGGTAAACACCAGGCATTCATCTGGTCATCCTGAACTAAATTAAACTCCCAGCGATATTTGTCAGCCTCTTCGGTCATTCCATTCGCTCTCATGAATCGGTCAACTGATTTGGAGATGCGAGCGCCTATCTCCTTAATTTCATTGGTCATTTTTACATCTTTGGACAGAGAACTTTCTTTGAGGAAATTATCATATTGTGCAAAGCTGGCAGGAAGAATTTCATCATCATCAACAATATTTACACGTTTTCTCTCTGTAATCGGAACGGTACTGCAGGAGAGGGATAAAAGAAAAGATGTTAAAAGAATTAATTTTTTCATAGTTGTTTAAAAAGATTAGGAAGACTACAAATTTATGGAATCGAATGCTTCTTAGGCAGATTTGGACTAATAAGATGATAAAATGTAAAATAATTTATATAAAAAGTAAAATAAACTTTACATTATGGAAAAATATTCATACATTTAAATCCTAAATTGACTGAATATGAAAATTAATTATTTATTTCCCCACAGATTCAAGCGAATAGGTTTGATCTTTTTAATTCCTTTCTCCTTGTTTGGGATTTATGTTGTTGAGACAGATCCGGAGCCCGATTTTTTTGACTGGACGGTTCCTGCTTTTTTTTATGATGAAATCATAGGTAAGCAACTTGTTTTTTCTATGGCAGAGAACAATGTATTAAATGAGATCATAGGGTTGATCTTGATCATTAGCGGTCTGATGGTAGCTTTTTCTAAAGAAAAACAGGAAGATGAATTTATTTCCAAATTAAGATTGGAATCACTGGTATGGGCTACCTATGTTAATTATGCGGTGTTGCTGGTTTCAATGCTATTCGTTTTTGGAATTTCTTTTCTTTGGGTTATGATTTTAAATATGTTTACGATTCTTTTGTTTTTTATTATTAGGTTCAACTGGCAATTGAGAAGATTGAATAAAATTGGAGAGCATGAAGAATAGAATCAAAGTAGAGCGGGCAGAATTGAACATTACTCAGGCAGAACTTGCTTCAAGAGCCGGAGTGAGCAGGCAAACCATAAATGCCATGGAACTCGGAAAATACGTTCCTTCCACTTTACTGGCTTTAAAACTCGCATCAATTTTTAGAACTTCTGTTGAAAATATTTTTAGCCTTGAAGAGAAGGACTGGTCTTAGTTGACCTACAAATTAAGAAATGTTCATTCGCCGGGACGATATCTCTTTTCAGCTCTTTTGACTACATCGTCGCGGTAAAAGGCGGCGTTCTTAAACTGAACCCTGGCATAGCGCTCGGCCTGATCATCGAAGTGCTCAGAATCTGGATCTCCGCTTTGACCACCTGCAAGCAGCGTTTTTGCCATGACCTTGTCTCCAAACTCCACAACGGCAACAAAACTATTTCCACCTACTCCATATACCCTTTTGGTATTTTCTCCATGTCTTGTTCCAAATGAGGCAAGGGCACCCCAATAACCACTCGCCATCCCAACAGGAATGCTCGGAAGGCTATCATTAAACTTTTGAACAATGTCTCCATTGATCCTTTGGTATCGATTGTATTCTCCCCATGGTACTTCCGATGTTCCAAAATCATTTATGAGAATTTCTATGGATTTTTTAAAAATAAGAACTCTTTCTTCTTCCGAGGATTCCTTACTCATATAGTGAACCATTTTCATAAAATCTCTTGAGGAATAGGGTGAAAAACCTGATTTTCGGTAGGTATTCAAATAGTATTGAGCGAGGGTCATGGCCGAGGATTCTGAGTGTACCTCAAAATTCCAATTTTCCAATAAGCCCAAGGCGGTATTTTCTGAGTCATTGAAATTCTCATTGTTTTTTGAAGCTTTGATAAGGCCATCGATCAACTCCTTTGCTCCGGGCAGAAATGGATCATACGCCAGGTCGATGAGTGATTCGAGGGTCAGGTTTCGGGCTTCACTAAGTAAAGCAATGGCATGAACACCTCTGTAGTTTTCTGGAAATGAAGCCATATAAGCAGGATAATTTTCAGTTTTCGGGCTTTTAGATCCGGTAGCACTAAAAGGAGTTGAATTGCAATTCTGAATCCATCCAATTTCAGGGTTCACGATCAAAATATTTTCATCCACTGTGTGGAGCCCTTTCCAATCTGTCGAAGGATCGCTTCCATCCACTGGTTTTGAATAATCAAATTTCGGGTTCCTTCTGGGAATAAAGTTTCCGTGATAATAAGCAATATTTCCTTCTGAATCTGCAAACACTGTATTGTTCGAAGAATTTGTTCTAAGATCCATCATTCTTCTAAACCCTTCATGATCTTTTTGCTTTGTTCGAATAAAAGATTGCTCCAATGCTTTTACCGGTTTCCACATTAATGCCGTGGCTACCCATTTTTTTTCATTTCCATGTGTTATCGGGCCATGATGGGATCGATATAGTGTAAATGATTTTTCCTTTAATCCTTCATCAGTCAGGTACTTTAATTTTACTGGAAATGAAATAAGATCCCTTTTTTCATTTCCATACAGGTACTGCAGGTTCGTTTCATTTTCTATAATAGTTTCTTCAAATTCATCGATAATATCTGTGCCTGTGGAGGTATGCATCCAGCCCGTATTTTCATTAAATCCCTGATAAATGAAAAACTGGCCCCAGGTAACCGCCCCGTATGCATTGAGGCCCTCCTCGCTAACAACGTGGATTTCTCCTCTAAAGAAAAATGAGGTATGGGGGTTGATCAACAACATGCTGTTCCCGGACCGAGTCAATTTTCCACTTATCGCAAATCCATTCGATCCTTGATGATCCCCGTATTGAAGTCCTAATTTTCCGTCATGTGCAATCGTATTGGATGCAAGCTGCTTCTGATCATAAAACTGTTGGATCTTTTTGGTTGAGACCCTTTCAATATCCCCGCCAATGGATCCTTCACTAAAATAAAAAGGCATCCAAGGTTCAAAATGTTTAATAAGCTTGGGTTCCACCTCAGGGTGCGAACTGAGATAATAATTGATTCCATCTGCAAAAGCCAGACATAATTTTTTCAACCATTCAGGGCTGCTTTCATAATGAGCAATTGCTTCTTTTTCTGTCATAAACAAATTTGCCCTTAAATCACTGTAGATTGCATTTTCGCCTTCAATTTCAGCCAAACGACCCGTTGCCCAGATATAATTGTGTTCAACTCTGTTGAAATCATCCTCGCACTGGGCATAAAGCATTCCAAAAACCGCATCAGCGTCGGTTTTCCCATAAATATGAGGAACTCCAAAATCATCTCTTATAATTTCAACGTTTTTGGCCTGAGCCTGCCATCGCTCAAGATCCGGGTTTACGGAAACTTTTTCCGCTTCCGGAGAACAACTTAAGAAGGTAAAAAGTAAAATGGGAAAGAAGAATTTCATGAGAAGAACCAATTAAAGAAATCTGAACCTGACAAAGATAGTTTTTTTACTTAGGTAATTTTAATTCCAAAATGCTTACAATAAATCAAATCCACAATCCCTTGACTATACCCTATATTGAATATTTTCAGTATTTTTAAACATGACTTAAATTAAACGTAAATTTCATTGTAACAATGAATCAGGGCCAAATTATTAAAGAAGCTGAATTTAGCGTAAAGATCAAAACCTACATTTTGCTAACCGTATCTTTTTTTCTGTTTGTCACGATTATAGGAATTCCGATATTAATTGTCTGGTTACTGGGTTTTGGCCAATATGTGAGCAGGAAGTTTTATGAGAATTTGAAATGTACACTTACTGATCGTCATTTGATTTTTAGCAAAGGAGCATTTTTTAAGGTAGAAAAAACCATACCGCTTGAAAATATTCAGGATTTGACTTTTCTACAAAATCCGATTCTTAATTTACTGGAATTGAAAGTGCTTAAAATTGAAACTGCAGGTGGGAGTAACCCGGATGGTAGTGACATGAAACTGATTGGAATTGTAGGGTCAGAGGATTTCAAAAGAATGGTTCTTGAAGAGAGAGAATCCCTGGTGCGTAAGCCTAAAATTGAAGAAACCCATGATCAGGAAATGGAAACGCTAAATGTATTAAGAGAAATAAGAGATCTTCTAAAAGAAATGCAAGAGGAAAAAAAGGATAAGCCTTTCTAAACGAAATAAAACAGCTAGTTTTATGTTGAGTTATTTTAAGATACTATGAGGATATTGCTTACCGGAGCAACCGGTTATATTGGAAAAAGATTGTTGCCCGCACTGGTTAGCAACGGATTTGAGGTGATTTGTTGCGTCCGGGACAAAAAACGATTCAATCCTCCCTCGTCTTTGGCCTCAAAGATAGAAGTCATTGAGATCGATCTTCTTGATAAATCTTCACTTGAAAATATCCCCAAAAATATTGACGGAGCCTATTATCTGGTTCATTCAATGTCAGCTTCCAAAAACTATGAATCCCTGGAACGCCAGTCTGCAAGTAATTTCAGAGAAGCGATGAACGGGACTGAAGTGAAGCATGTAGTTTATCTTAGTGGCATAGTCAACGAAGAAAAATTGTCAAAACATCTTTCTTCCAGAAAAAATGTAGAGGATGAACTTTCCGATGGGAATTATAAACTAACAACATTGAGAGCTGGTATCATCATAGGTTCAGGAAGTGCATCTTTTGAAATTATCAGGGACCTGGTCGAAAAGCTGCCTATTATGGTCACCCCCAAATGGCTAAATACAAAATGTCAACCCATTGGAGTTACAGATGTTATCAGTTTTCTTATCAAAACCATGTTAAATGAAAAAGGATATGATAAAGATTTTGATATTGGCGGACCAGATATTTTGACCTATAAAGAAATGTTGCTGGAGTTCGCAAGAATTAGAAATTTGAAGCGCTATATTTATATTGTACCTGTGATGACTCCCCGGCTTTCGTCATATTGGCTATACTTTGTTACTTCTACTTCGTATAATCTTGCAATTGCGCTGGTGAACAGCATGAAGATAGAAGTGATATGCAGAGACAACAACTGGGCACAGACTTTGGGTATTAGGCCTATGAGTTACGAGGAATCCCTCCGCAGAGCATTTAGTAAAATTCAAAGTAATGAGATCGTATCAAGCTGGAAAGATGCCATGAGTAGTGGAACAATGGAAATGGAAATTTCCGATTTTATTAATGTTCCATCTTTTGGATGTTTCAGGGATCAAAGAGAAATGAAGTATGACGATCTTGATGCCACTGTGGATAGAATTTGGAGGATTGGAGGAGAAAATGGATGGTATTACGGGAATATTCTATGGAAATTTCGAGGGTTTCTTGATAAGCTGGCAGGTGGAGTTGGGCTCCGAAGAGGAAGAACCAGCCCGGTTGATCTTAATTCAGGTGATGCTGTTGATTTCTGGCGGGTATTATTTGCGGATAAAAAAGAAGGAAGACTTCTGCTATTTGCAGAAATGAAACTTCCCGGTGAAGCTTGGCTCGAATTCAGAATAAAAAACGGAATGTTAGTGCAAACCGCAACGTTCAGGCCCGTGGGAATTATGGGACGTATTTACTGGTACCTGGTTTATCCATTTCACGGATTTATTTTTAAAGGTATGCTAAAAAATATAGTGGCCCCTTAGGAAGGATAATCATAAATGTAAAAGATAAATGAAGACTGCTGTATTTTGGTTTAGACGTGATCTGAGAATAGAAGATAATATTGGATTTCTTACTGCACTTGCAGAAAATGAGCGGGTATTGCCTGTTTTTATCTTTGACGAGCTCATCACTAACGAACTTGAAACTGACGATCCACGGATCACTTTTATTTACCAGTCACTAAAGAAAATTAATCATCAGTTTTCCAACTACGGAAGCAGTCTCAAGGTTTTTAAGGGCACTCCCGTAGCCGCCTGGAAGGAGCTTTTGCAAGAATACGACATCTCTACTCTTTATTATAACAAAGATTATGAACCCTATGCCAGGGAAAGGGATGAAAAGATAGAACATCTTTTAAGAGAAGCAACTGTGGAGTGCAGATCGTTTAAAGACCAGGTTATTTTTGAGGAGGATGAGGTTGTAAAAGGAGATATGAAGCCCTATCATGTTTTTACACCGTATAAAAACAAATGGCTGAGCCTTTATCAGAATGTAGAGACTTCCGATGAGGCTCAATTGGATAATTTGATACAGCAGAAAATACCCTTCCCTGAAATTAATGAGTTGCAGTTTAAGTATTCGGAAATAAAAGTTAGGCCATTTGACTTGAGCAAGGCAGAACATTATCAAGAAGACCGGGATTATCCGTTTAAGGAGGGAGGAACCTACCTGGGGCCTCATCTGAGATTTGGTACGATTAGCATTCGTAAACTCGTAGAAGAGGTTAAGAAAAAAAGTGATGTCTTATTAAGTGAATTGATCTGGAGAGAATTTTTTATGCAAATCCTGTATCACTATCCAAACGTGGTTCATGAAAATTTCAAATCCAAGTACAATGGGATTGTTTGGAGAAATAATAAGGCAGAATTTGAAAAATGGTGCAATGGAATGACAGGATACCCTCTTGTGGATGCAGGAATGCGAGAATTAAATACTACAGGTTATATGCATAACCGGGTAAGAATGATTACCGCCGGATTTTTATGTAAACACCTTTTGATTGACTGGAGATGGGGAGAGGCCTATTTTGCTTCAAAGCTCCTGGATTACGAACTTTCTTCAAATAATGGAAACTGGCAATGGGCAGCAGGTACCGGTTGTGATGCCTCGCCCTATTTTAGAATTTTCAATCCTACTTCGCAGGTTAAGAAATTTGACAAAGGTTTGATCTATGTCAGGAGATGGATTCCGGAGTATGACACGCTTGATTATCCATCACCCATAGTTGAACACAAGATGGCACGCCAAAGAGCACTGGAAACCTATAAGGCCGGATTGGAATTTAATTAATTGGAGTCGTTGACTAAGGAGATTATAATGAACATTTATCGAAACCTTTAAGATGGAAATCATCAAAACCAGTTCAAAGAATAAAGATTTTCAGTTACTAGTAGCTCAATTAGACGATGAGCTTGCCGAACGAGACGGCCCGGATCACGATTTTTACCATCAATTTAATGGAATTGAAAATTTAGATCATGTCATTTTAGTTAAAACAGATGAACATGCCATCGCCTGTGGAGCAATTAAGGCATTCGGCCAGGATACAATGGAAGTAAAAAGAATGTTTGTTAAAAAGGAGTTTAGATCAAGGGGTATCGCAAAATTAACCCTGGGGGCACTGGAGGCCTGGGCACTTGAACTTGGTATTAAAAAATGTATACTGGAAACAGGGAAAAGACAGCCCGAGGCAATAGCATTGTATCGAAAAGCAGGATACAACACAATTCCTAATTATGGGCAGTATCGGGACGTTGAGAATAGTGTCTGCATGGAAAAGTCATTGAAATTGTGACAACGATTTTGGGAATCTCCATCATTTCTATGGCGATATTTGACCTGACGTTTAAAAGAGGGTCTTAGCGGGTCCTAAAGCGCATTAAATACAAATCGGCTTACCCCACCCTTAGTGGTCACAATCCGCTCATTTTCAATGATCTTGTTTACAAAAAATAATAACTAAAAACATCAAGAAGTTTTAGATTTCAATATAAATTTCTATTTTTGAGCGGTTTGGTGAAATTAATCTGGAAATCATGAAAGGAAAAATCATTGTCCTTTCACTTGTTCTTTTGTGTGGGATAATTACGCATGCACAGGTGAAAGTAGATGTTTCAGAAATAGAGGAGAGAAATGTCAATGGAAAAAATGTCTTAATTGCGAACGAACAACCTTATACGGGAATTGTTTACGAAAATTATGTTGTTCCTAAATTAAGATATACCGTTAAGGAAGGTGTAAAAGAAGGAAGCTACACATTATATTTTGAGAATGGCCAGCTGAGAAGGCAAACCTCTTTTAAAGACGGTAAATATGACGGTCAGTATGAGGAGTATTATGAGAACGGTCAGTTAAAAATCAAAACTAGCTTCAAAATGGGCAAATACCATGGACCCCTGGTCATATATTATAAAAATGGGCAGGTTGAGGCAACAGGTAGTCATATAGAAGGACAATTTGAGGGAGTCCAGAAGAAGTATTATGAAAACGGTAATTTAAAATCGAAGTCGATATACGTTAATGGTTCCAGACAAGGAGAGTCCCTTAAGTATTATGAGAATGGAGATCTAAAAGAAACTGCCTTTTACAAGGA
This DNA window, taken from Lutimonas zeaxanthinifaciens, encodes the following:
- a CDS encoding helix-turn-helix transcriptional regulator, producing MKNRIKVERAELNITQAELASRAGVSRQTINAMELGKYVPSTLLALKLASIFRTSVENIFSLEEKDWS
- a CDS encoding cryptochrome/photolyase family protein, whose protein sequence is MKTAVFWFRRDLRIEDNIGFLTALAENERVLPVFIFDELITNELETDDPRITFIYQSLKKINHQFSNYGSSLKVFKGTPVAAWKELLQEYDISTLYYNKDYEPYARERDEKIEHLLREATVECRSFKDQVIFEEDEVVKGDMKPYHVFTPYKNKWLSLYQNVETSDEAQLDNLIQQKIPFPEINELQFKYSEIKVRPFDLSKAEHYQEDRDYPFKEGGTYLGPHLRFGTISIRKLVEEVKKKSDVLLSELIWREFFMQILYHYPNVVHENFKSKYNGIVWRNNKAEFEKWCNGMTGYPLVDAGMRELNTTGYMHNRVRMITAGFLCKHLLIDWRWGEAYFASKLLDYELSSNNGNWQWAAGTGCDASPYFRIFNPTSQVKKFDKGLIYVRRWIPEYDTLDYPSPIVEHKMARQRALETYKAGLEFN
- a CDS encoding GNAT family N-acetyltransferase — protein: MEIIKTSSKNKDFQLLVAQLDDELAERDGPDHDFYHQFNGIENLDHVILVKTDEHAIACGAIKAFGQDTMEVKRMFVKKEFRSRGIAKLTLGALEAWALELGIKKCILETGKRQPEAIALYRKAGYNTIPNYGQYRDVENSVCMEKSLKL
- a CDS encoding SDR family oxidoreductase codes for the protein MRILLTGATGYIGKRLLPALVSNGFEVICCVRDKKRFNPPSSLASKIEVIEIDLLDKSSLENIPKNIDGAYYLVHSMSASKNYESLERQSASNFREAMNGTEVKHVVYLSGIVNEEKLSKHLSSRKNVEDELSDGNYKLTTLRAGIIIGSGSASFEIIRDLVEKLPIMVTPKWLNTKCQPIGVTDVISFLIKTMLNEKGYDKDFDIGGPDILTYKEMLLEFARIRNLKRYIYIVPVMTPRLSSYWLYFVTSTSYNLAIALVNSMKIEVICRDNNWAQTLGIRPMSYEESLRRAFSKIQSNEIVSSWKDAMSSGTMEMEISDFINVPSFGCFRDQREMKYDDLDATVDRIWRIGGENGWYYGNILWKFRGFLDKLAGGVGLRRGRTSPVDLNSGDAVDFWRVLFADKKEGRLLLFAEMKLPGEAWLEFRIKNGMLVQTATFRPVGIMGRIYWYLVYPFHGFIFKGMLKNIVAP
- a CDS encoding toxin-antitoxin system YwqK family antitoxin produces the protein MKGKIIVLSLVLLCGIITHAQVKVDVSEIEERNVNGKNVLIANEQPYTGIVYENYVVPKLRYTVKEGVKEGSYTLYFENGQLRRQTSFKDGKYDGQYEEYYENGQLKIKTSFKMGKYHGPLVIYYKNGQVEATGSHIEGQFEGVQKKYYENGNLKSKSIYVNGSRQGESLKYYENGDLKETAFYKDDRLNGNYENYYEDMMLYVKTEYSDGEKEGVFHMYHENGYLKRKGYYSKGKENGPFEIYHDNGKLKRKGYFKDGKLSGEFESYDEKGRLVNKMTYRNGQVIGFVR
- a CDS encoding M48 family metallopeptidase; this translates as MKKLILLTSFLLSLSCSTVPITERKRVNIVDDDEILPASFAQYDNFLKESSLSKDVKMTNEIKEIGARISKSVDRFMRANGMTEEADKYRWEFNLVQDDQMNAWCLPGGKVVFYTGILPVCHNTDGIAAVMGHEIAHAFAKHGQERMTSSYGQQLGGMAVAIGTSGQNYDTQVLWNSIYGISSQIGMLAYSRTHETEADKLGMVFMTMAGYDPEEAIEVWKRMKDASKGDAPPEFLSTHPSNDTRIQDLQKYLPVARMNAREFGIDQY
- a CDS encoding penicillin acylase family protein; this translates as MKFFFPILLFTFLSCSPEAEKVSVNPDLERWQAQAKNVEIIRDDFGVPHIYGKTDADAVFGMLYAQCEDDFNRVEHNYIWATGRLAEIEGENAIYSDLRANLFMTEKEAIAHYESSPEWLKKLCLAFADGINYYLSSHPEVEPKLIKHFEPWMPFYFSEGSIGGDIERVSTKKIQQFYDQKQLASNTIAHDGKLGLQYGDHQGSNGFAISGKLTRSGNSMLLINPHTSFFFRGEIHVVSEEGLNAYGAVTWGQFFIYQGFNENTGWMHTSTGTDIIDEFEETIIENETNLQYLYGNEKRDLISFPVKLKYLTDEGLKEKSFTLYRSHHGPITHGNEKKWVATALMWKPVKALEQSFIRTKQKDHEGFRRMMDLRTNSSNNTVFADSEGNIAYYHGNFIPRRNPKFDYSKPVDGSDPSTDWKGLHTVDENILIVNPEIGWIQNCNSTPFSATGSKSPKTENYPAYMASFPENYRGVHAIALLSEARNLTLESLIDLAYDPFLPGAKELIDGLIKASKNNENFNDSENTALGLLENWNFEVHSESSAMTLAQYYLNTYRKSGFSPYSSRDFMKMVHYMSKESSEEERVLIFKKSIEILINDFGTSEVPWGEYNRYQRINGDIVQKFNDSLPSIPVGMASGYWGALASFGTRHGENTKRVYGVGGNSFVAVVEFGDKVMAKTLLAGGQSGDPDSEHFDDQAERYARVQFKNAAFYRDDVVKRAEKRYRPGE
- a CDS encoding PH domain-containing protein — encoded protein: MNQGQIIKEAEFSVKIKTYILLTVSFFLFVTIIGIPILIVWLLGFGQYVSRKFYENLKCTLTDRHLIFSKGAFFKVEKTIPLENIQDLTFLQNPILNLLELKVLKIETAGGSNPDGSDMKLIGIVGSEDFKRMVLEERESLVRKPKIEETHDQEMETLNVLREIRDLLKEMQEEKKDKPF